The region TTATCACTCTTCCCCACACTTTATTTAAAGGTTGAGCtgtttttttggtttttgtttttggtGATTGCGACTGTGTTTTTATTTATACATTTGCAGGCGATGTCTCAGTGTGTTTAATGCAAATCCCTGCACTAtagtttttttctttcatttctttgtaGAGAGATTAGAAAGGTGCATGTACCaaataaaaatccaaagacaatCTCACTCTTTTAGTAATATAATTATGTTTCTTTTTCTGGGTTCTCTTTTTTACTACTAGGGTGTGTctgcaattttctttttttttcattcatttttgggGGGTTTATGCTTTGCATTGGCTGGACAGATGTGAAACATTTTTTTCTCTGGTGAAGCACGTTTTCTGTATAAATTTCCTATTTTTAGATATCACCTTGGGAAAGACTTGGTTTTTACCTTTACCCCTTATTTGAAAATCCCATGAACTTGTGGTTCTTCTCTCTTCTACCTTTGTTGCCCTCTCCCTCTGAATTACTATCATTAGATTCCTATCTATATTAATTCAAATCACCTCCTAGTCAAACAAGAAACCTTTTCTTCTTTGTGCTTTCTCATTTCTTATTGCTGCAAAAATATTGTATGAACAAGTTACATGCTTTGTTTTCAAGGGTATGCATACTGATAATGAAATCATTCAACCTTTTCTTCAATGTCAAGGCAATTGTTGGAAttcatgtttgtttgtttatttctcTGTTGCCTTTTTGAATGGGACCATGTAAGTAGGggtccatatatatataaaggcaAAGTGACATGTAGGTGGTGGTTGGTATTTAGatctacatgtttttttttacacCTTTCAAGGGTCTTGTCTTAGGGTCAACATTGCTTTCATGATCTTTTGTGATGTTGCATTGCTTTGTTGATTTTGTATCACTTGTGCTTGAGCATATATGTTGATTGGTGGCATTCCGAATTTTGCAGTAGCTAGATTATTTCTGAAATCATGAAgcaaaaagatgaaaagaatCAGTCCCAATCTGATAGAGCTTTGAAGATTATCCCTGTAACGTTACTGGTTTTCGCGTTATGCGGGTTATCGTTCTATCTTGGTGGAATCTTCTGTTCTGAGAAAAGCTTATTGGAAGGGAAGATAGTCCAAGAGCTTTCCAAGGCTGTTTCTTCTCCCGAATATTCTGCAGAAAATGCCCTTCAAATCAAGCCCGTTACCTTCTCGGAATGCAGCATCGATTATCAAGACTACACTCCATGCACCGATCCCAGGGTAACGACACATGATCATTCCTCTAATGGTGTTGCAAGATGCTTAGTTTTGAATGCTATACTGATATGACTTATGTTTGTTGCTACAGAGGTGGAAGAAGTACGGTTACCGTCGGCTTACTTTCTTGGAACGCCACTGTCCTCCGCTGTATGAGAGGAAGGAATGCTTGGTTCCACCCCCTGTAGGATATAAACCACCAATCAGATGGCCAAAGAGTCGGAAAGAATGTTGGTACaggtattgtttatttttatagcTATTTTCTGGCTTCGGTGTGATTTATGTTTAGAGGGTCGATTGTGTTGTTACGACACACGTTGATCTGCTCTTTTTAGGAACGTCCCGTACGATTGGATCAACAAGCAGAAGTCTAATCAGAATTGGCTGAAGAAAAAAGGGGAGAAGTTCCTTTTCCCTGGTGGTGGTACTATGTTTCCTAAAGGAGTGGGTGCATATGTTAATTTAATGCAGGATCTGATCCCTGAAATGAGAGATGGCACAGTTCGAACTGCAATCGATACCGGTTGTGGGGTGAGTTGCAATTCTGAAAGCGTGTGGAGTTCCAACTGTTTCTTCTTATTTCCCTCATCCCATTATAGATTTAAAACTCTTTTGATTCCAGGTAGCAAGTTGGGGGGGTGATCTATTAGATCGTGGAATTCTGACGCTTTCTCTTGCTCCGAGAGATAATCATGAAGCTCAGGTCCAGTTCGCGTTAGAACGTGGGATACCAGCAATCCTCGGTGTCATTTCTACGCAGCGCCTTCCTTTCCCTTCAAGCTCATTTGATATGGCTCATTGCTCAAGATGCCTTATCCCATGGACTGAATTTGGTAAAATGAGTATCCTCATTGTTTATGATGAAGTTCCTTCCTTATCCACCAAGTAACACATTGCTTTGGATATGTTGTTGGTTTTCAGGTGGAatttatctccttgaagttcaTCGAATACTCCGCCCAGGTGGTTTCTGGGTCTTGTCTGGCCCTCCTATAAACTACGAACACCGCTATCAAGGATGGAATA is a window of Gossypium hirsutum isolate 1008001.06 chromosome D08, Gossypium_hirsutum_v2.1, whole genome shotgun sequence DNA encoding:
- the LOC107900679 gene encoding probable methyltransferase PMT21; the protein is MKQKDEKNQSQSDRALKIIPVTLLVFALCGLSFYLGGIFCSEKSLLEGKIVQELSKAVSSPEYSAENALQIKPVTFSECSIDYQDYTPCTDPRRWKKYGYRRLTFLERHCPPLYERKECLVPPPVGYKPPIRWPKSRKECWYRNVPYDWINKQKSNQNWLKKKGEKFLFPGGGTMFPKGVGAYVNLMQDLIPEMRDGTVRTAIDTGCGVASWGGDLLDRGILTLSLAPRDNHEAQVQFALERGIPAILGVISTQRLPFPSSSFDMAHCSRCLIPWTEFGGIYLLEVHRILRPGGFWVLSGPPINYEHRYQGWNTTIEEQRAALEKLQDLLTSMCFTVYATQDDIAVWQKSSDIGCYEKLTGPDVYPATCDDSIEQDAAWYTPLRPCVTSPRQKLKRSSVGSLPKWPQRLNIAPERISDVPGGSGNALKRDDSNWKVRAQHYKKILPAIGTDKIRNVMDMNTVYGGLAAALIDDPLWVMNVVSSYSANTLPVVFDRGLVGTYHDWCEAFSTYPRTYDLLHLDGLFAAESHRCHMKYVLLEMDRILRPEGHALIRESSYFMDAIETIAKGMRWNCHKEDTENSGENEKILVCQKTLWYASSTNSTR